The following are encoded together in the Brassica napus cultivar Da-Ae chromosome A9, Da-Ae, whole genome shotgun sequence genome:
- the LOC106368683 gene encoding nicotinamidase 1 isoform X2 — protein sequence MATDETIFDHLKKEIPVDEESLLLKPDSSVGLVIVDVVNGFCTVGSGNMAPTKPNEQISKMVEESARLAREFCDRNWPVFAFLDSHLPGVPEIPYPPHCIIGTQEAELVPALQWLEKESCATLMRKDCINGFVGSMEKDGSNKFVDWVKEKQIEVIVVVGICTDICVFDFVATVLSARNHSVIPPLEDVIVYSRGCATYDLPLHVAKDIKGAQAHPQEMMHHVGLYMAKGRGAK from the exons ATGGCGACTGATGAAACGATATTTGATCACCTGAAGAAGGAGATTCCGGTAGACGAGGAGTCTCTTCTTCTGAAACCAGACTCGAGCGTCGGTCTCGTCATCGTCGACGTGGTCAATGGTTTCTGCACCGTTGGCTCCGGCAACATG GCTCCAACGAAGCCCAACGAGCAGATATCGAAGATGGTGGAGGAATCTGCAAGGCTCGCAAGAGAGTTCTGCGATCGTAATTGGCCCGTCTTTGCGTTTCTAGACTCTCACCTTCCTGGTGTTCCGGAGATCCCTTATCCTCCTCATTGCATCATAGGAACTCAAGAAGCAGAACTTGTTCCTG CTCTACAGTGGCTTGAAAAAGAGAGTTGTGCCACTCTTATGCGGAAGGACTGCATTAATGGGTTTGTGGGTTCGATGGAGAAAGACGGTTCTAATAAGTTTGTGGATTGGGTTAAAGAGAAACAGATCGAAGTT ATTGTGGTTGTAGGTATCTGCACAGACATATGTGTGTTTGATTTTGTGGCTACTGTACTCTCTGCTCGAAACCATAGTGTTATTCCTCCTCTGGAAGATGTGATAGTGTACTCACGTGGATGCGCCACCTATGACCTTCCTCTTCATGTCGCAAAAGACATTAAAGGCGCTCAGGCTCATCCTCAG GAGATGATGCACCATGTAGGTCTATACATGGCTAAAGGAAGAGGAGCTAAG TGA
- the LOC106368683 gene encoding nicotinamidase 1 isoform X1, whose translation MATDETIFDHLKKEIPVDEESLLLKPDSSVGLVIVDVVNGFCTVGSGNMAPTKPNEQISKMVEESARLAREFCDRNWPVFAFLDSHLPGVPEIPYPPHCIIGTQEAELVPALQWLEKESCATLMRKDCINGFVGSMEKDGSNKFVDWVKEKQIEVIVVVGICTDICVFDFVATVLSARNHSVIPPLEDVIVYSRGCATYDLPLHVAKDIKGAQAHPQEMMHHVGLYMAKGRGAKVVSQISFDP comes from the exons ATGGCGACTGATGAAACGATATTTGATCACCTGAAGAAGGAGATTCCGGTAGACGAGGAGTCTCTTCTTCTGAAACCAGACTCGAGCGTCGGTCTCGTCATCGTCGACGTGGTCAATGGTTTCTGCACCGTTGGCTCCGGCAACATG GCTCCAACGAAGCCCAACGAGCAGATATCGAAGATGGTGGAGGAATCTGCAAGGCTCGCAAGAGAGTTCTGCGATCGTAATTGGCCCGTCTTTGCGTTTCTAGACTCTCACCTTCCTGGTGTTCCGGAGATCCCTTATCCTCCTCATTGCATCATAGGAACTCAAGAAGCAGAACTTGTTCCTG CTCTACAGTGGCTTGAAAAAGAGAGTTGTGCCACTCTTATGCGGAAGGACTGCATTAATGGGTTTGTGGGTTCGATGGAGAAAGACGGTTCTAATAAGTTTGTGGATTGGGTTAAAGAGAAACAGATCGAAGTT ATTGTGGTTGTAGGTATCTGCACAGACATATGTGTGTTTGATTTTGTGGCTACTGTACTCTCTGCTCGAAACCATAGTGTTATTCCTCCTCTGGAAGATGTGATAGTGTACTCACGTGGATGCGCCACCTATGACCTTCCTCTTCATGTCGCAAAAGACATTAAAGGCGCTCAGGCTCATCCTCAG GAGATGATGCACCATGTAGGTCTATACATGGCTAAAGGAAGAGGAGCTAAGGTAGTCTCTCAAATTTCTTTTGATCCTTGA
- the LOC106368680 gene encoding MADS-box protein SVP (The RefSeq protein has 2 substitutions compared to this genomic sequence), translating into MAREKIQIRKIDNATARQVTFSKRRRGLFKKAEELSVLCDADVALIIFSSTGKLFEFCSSSMREVLERHNLQSKNLEKLDQPSLELQLVENSDHALLSKEIAEKSHRLRQMRGEELQGLNIEELQQLEKALESGLTRVIETKSEKIMSEISYLQRKGMQLMDENKRLRQQGTQLTEENERLGQQIYNNVHERYGGGESENIAVYEEGHSSESITNAGNSTGAPVDSESSDISLRLGLPYGG; encoded by the exons ATGGCGAGAGAGAAGATTCAGATCAGGAAAATCGACAACGCGACGGCGAGACAAGTAACGTTCTCAAAACGAAGAAGAGGTCTTTTCAAAAAAGCTGAAGAGCTCTCCGTTCTCTGCGACGCTGATGTTGCTCTCATCATCTTCTCTTCCACTGGAAAGCTCTTTGAGTTTTGTAGCTCCAG CATGAGGGAAGTGTTAGAGAGGCATAACTTGCAGTCAAAGAACTTggagaagcttgatcaaccatcTCTTGAGTTACAG CTAGTCGAGAACAGCGATCACGCCCTGTTGAGCAAAGAGATTGCGGAAAAGAGCCACCGATTAAG GCAAATGAGAGGAGAGGAACTTCAAGGACTTAACATTGAAGAACTTCAACAGCTGGAAAAGGCCCTTGAATCCGGTTTGACTCGCGTAATTGAAACAAAG AGTGAAAAGATTATGAATGAGATCAGTTACCTTCAAAGAAAG GGAATGCAACTGATGGATGAGAACAAGCGGCTAAGGCAGCAA GGGACACAGTTAACAGAAGAGAACGAGCGACTAGGTCAGCAG ATATACAATAATGTGCATGAAAGGTACGGTGGTTGTGAATCAGAGAACATTGCCGTGTACGAGGAAGGACACTCGTCGGAGTCCATTACTAACGCTGGAAATTCCACCGGCGCTCCTGTTGACTCCGAGAGCTCCGATATCTCCCTTAGGCTCGg CTTACCGTATGGTGGTTAG
- the LOC106368681 gene encoding protein NETWORKED 2D-like isoform X1, with protein sequence MLQRAASNAYSWWWASHIRTKQSKWLEQNLQDIEEKVQYVLKLLQEDGDSFAKRAEMYYKKRPELITFVEETFRAYRALAERYGHISTELQNANTTIASVFPDQVPTFAIDHDHEDEDGDQKVDKRQNLSGANAPNAPKLPDKDLKAAATKKLQQRKSMKYTGGATNVVVKSSGLSKSEAKEEIDKLQKEILSLQTEMEFVKSSYERGLSSYWEFEKSVKEKQERICCLRDEFSEGVVEIEDEEARRLMTETAVKSCREKLAELRERWEKSCGEAGEERAKLKESRERLRSMSSRLLGEETVVFAKEDDEEMAERVDELVNKVISLEGAVSSQSALIERMRNESDGLQMQISTLETDKAVLADDKSDLRRKLKEMEERLEAVQDLERNVMDKSSNLHRDFDEACSNLDDFSTGKLHEVKAESESEQTHDVITVAEDIITLRKSPQHVVESTEKVYSEKKESMLLDNVLEKQMSFKGSDNTSNSEPDWKEMFTKGMENREKHLLTEYTTILRSYKDIKKTSDETETKLKTENATKDDEIKLLREKMSLLLLQKDLSNTNDLSETTRLSNDDYSIRITAVENENMSLVEEQFRLNIDELLEENLNFWLRFSTAFGQVQSYDTSIEDLQGEISKLEGCSSRAVRSDVRPLYLHLREINTDLGLWLEKGAALKEELKARFESLCNIQEEITKALKSSAEDDDFRFTSYQAAKFQGEVLNMKQENNKVADELQAGLDRITVLQMEVDRTLGKVNDEFDLSGSKKGSDPGGFQHSDSRSRVPLRSFIFGSKQKRAKPSIFSCMHPSLYRKMKAST encoded by the exons ATGCTGCAGAGAGCTGCGAGCAACGCGTACTCATGGTGGTGGGCGAGTCATATCCGTACCAAACAATCTAAATGGCTCGAACAAAACCTTCAAG ATATTGAAGAGAAGGTGCAATACGTGTTGAAGCTATTACAAGAAGACGGAGACTCATTCGCCAAGCGTGCGGAGATGTACTACAAGAAGAGACCAGAACTCATAACCTTCGTCGAAGAAACTTTCAGAGCTTACAGAGCTTTAGCCGAGCGTTACGGCCACATCTCCACCGAGCTTCAAAACGCCAACACCACCATCGCCTCTGTGTTCCCCGACCAAGTCCCCACCTTCGCAATCGACCACGACCACGAAGACGAAGATGGAGATCAGAAAGTCGATAAAAGACAGAACCTCTCTGGTGCTAATGCCCCCAACGCTCCAAAACTCCCTGACAAAGACTTGAAAGCCGCCGCCACCAAGAAGCTTCAGCAGAGGAAGTCCATGAAGTACACAGGTGGTGCTACCAATGTGGTTGTCAAGAGCTCGGGTCTGAGCAAGTCCGAGGCTAAAGAAGAGATTGACAAGCTGCAGAAAGAGATACTATCGCTGCAGACGGAGATGGAGTTTGTGAAGAGCTCTTACGAGAGAGGCTTGTCGAGCTACTGGGAGTTCGAGAAGAGCGTCAAGGAGAAGCAAGAGAGGATCTGCTGTTTGCGAGACGAGTTCAGCGAGGGGGTTGTTGAGATCGAGGACGAGGAAGCGAGGAGGCTGATGACCGAGACAGCGGTCAAGTCCTGTAGGGAGAAGCTGGCGGAGCTGCGGGAGAGGTGGGAGAAGTCTTGCGGAGAAGCTGGAGAGGAGCGTGCGAAGTTAAAAGAGTCTAGAGAGAGGCTAAGGTCTATGTCGAGTCGGCTTCTAGGTGAAGAAACTGTTGTATTTGCTAAAGAGGATGATGAAGAGATGGCTGAGAGAGTTGATGAGCTTGTGAACAAAGTGATTAGCTTGGAGGGTGCGGTTTCTTCGCAGAGTGCTTTGATAGAGAGGATGAGAAACGAGAGCGACGGTCTCCAGATGCAGATCAGTACTCTTGAAACCGATAAGGCGGTGTTGGCAGATGACAAGAGTGATCTGAGGAGGAAGTTGAAGGAAATGGAGGAGAGACTCGAAGCAGTGCAGGACTTGGAGAGGAATGTTATGGACAAGAGCAGCAATCTTCATAGAGATTTTGATGAAGCGTGTAGTAACCTCGATGACTTCTCTACTGGGAAGTTGCACGAGGTGAAGGCGGAGAGCGAGTCTGAACAAACTCACGATGTGATAACAGTTGCTGAAGATATCATCACTCTACGTAAAAGTCCACAACATGTTGTGGAATCTACTGAAAAAGTATATTCTGAGAAGAAAGAGTCTATGCTTCTTGATAATGTTTTGGAGAAGCAAATGTCTTTTAAAGGATCTGATAACACTTCCAATAGCGAACCGGACTGGAAAGAGATGTTCACCAAGGGAATGGAGAACAGAGAGAAGCATTTGCTTACCGAGTACACAACCATTCTAAGGAGCTACAAGGACATAAAGAAAACTTCAGACGAAACAGAAACAAAGCTGAAGACAGAGAACGCAACAAAAGACGACGAGATCAAGCTACTAAGAGAGAAAATGAGCCTCCTCCTGCTGCAGAAGGATCTTTCTAATACCAATGACTTGTCTGAAACCACCCGCTTGTCAAACGACGACTATTCCATCCGAATCACGGCGGTGGAAAACGAGAACATGTCCCTTGTCGAAGAACAGTTCAGGCTGAACATCGACGAGCTACTCGAGGAGAATCTTAACTTCTGGTTACGTTTCAGCACGGCGTTCGGACAGGTACAAAGCTACGACACGTCGATAGAAGATCTCCAAGGCGAGATATCGAAGCTGGAGGGATGCAGCAGCAGGGCCGTGAGATCAGACGTTAGGCCACTTTACCTCCACTTACGGGAGATAAACACAGACCTCGGCCTCTGGCTTGAGAAAGGCGCTGCGCTGAAAGAGGAGCTGAAAGCGAGGTTCGAGTCTCTATGTAACATTCAGGAAGAGATCACAAAGGCCCTCAAGTCGAGCGCCGAAGACGATGACTTCAGGTTCACGAGCTACCAGGCTGCAAAGTTTCAAGGGGAGGTGTTGAACATGAAGCAGGAGAACAACAAGGTGGCTGACGAGCTGCAGGCGGGGCTGGATCGCATCACGGTGCTTCAGATGGAGGTTGACAGGACTCTAGGGAAGGTGAACGATGAGTTTGATCTTTCGGGTTCGAAGAAGGGATCGGATCCTGGTGGTTTCCAGCATTCGGATAGTCGCTCGAGGGTGCCGTTGAGGTCGTTTATATTTGGCTCTAAGCAGAAGAGAGCTAAGCCGTCTATATTCTCGTGCATGCATCCTTCACTGTATAGAAAGATGAAGGCTTCTACTTAG
- the LOC106368681 gene encoding protein NETWORKED 2D-like isoform X2 — MLQRAASNAYSWWWASHIRTKQSKWLEQNLQDIEEKVQYVLKLLQEDGDSFAKRAEMYYKKRPELITFVEETFRAYRALAERYGHISTELQNANTTIASVFPDQVPTFAIDHDHEDEDGDQKVDKRQNLSGANAPNAPKLPDKDLKAAATKKLQQRKSMKYTGGATNVVVKSSGLSKSEAKEEIDKLQKEILSLQTEMEFVKSSYERGLSSYWEFEKSVKEKQERICCLRDEFSEGVVEIEDEEARRLMTETAVKSCREKLAELRERWEKSCGEAGEERAKLKESRERLRSMSSRLLGEETVVFAKEDDEEMAERVDELVNKVISLEGAVSSQSALIERMRNESDGLQMQISTLETDKAVLADDKSDLRRKLKEMEERLEAVQDLERNVMDKSSNLHRDFDEACSNLDDFSTGKLHEVKAESESEQTQHVVESTEKVYSEKKESMLLDNVLEKQMSFKGSDNTSNSEPDWKEMFTKGMENREKHLLTEYTTILRSYKDIKKTSDETETKLKTENATKDDEIKLLREKMSLLLLQKDLSNTNDLSETTRLSNDDYSIRITAVENENMSLVEEQFRLNIDELLEENLNFWLRFSTAFGQVQSYDTSIEDLQGEISKLEGCSSRAVRSDVRPLYLHLREINTDLGLWLEKGAALKEELKARFESLCNIQEEITKALKSSAEDDDFRFTSYQAAKFQGEVLNMKQENNKVADELQAGLDRITVLQMEVDRTLGKVNDEFDLSGSKKGSDPGGFQHSDSRSRVPLRSFIFGSKQKRAKPSIFSCMHPSLYRKMKAST, encoded by the exons ATGCTGCAGAGAGCTGCGAGCAACGCGTACTCATGGTGGTGGGCGAGTCATATCCGTACCAAACAATCTAAATGGCTCGAACAAAACCTTCAAG ATATTGAAGAGAAGGTGCAATACGTGTTGAAGCTATTACAAGAAGACGGAGACTCATTCGCCAAGCGTGCGGAGATGTACTACAAGAAGAGACCAGAACTCATAACCTTCGTCGAAGAAACTTTCAGAGCTTACAGAGCTTTAGCCGAGCGTTACGGCCACATCTCCACCGAGCTTCAAAACGCCAACACCACCATCGCCTCTGTGTTCCCCGACCAAGTCCCCACCTTCGCAATCGACCACGACCACGAAGACGAAGATGGAGATCAGAAAGTCGATAAAAGACAGAACCTCTCTGGTGCTAATGCCCCCAACGCTCCAAAACTCCCTGACAAAGACTTGAAAGCCGCCGCCACCAAGAAGCTTCAGCAGAGGAAGTCCATGAAGTACACAGGTGGTGCTACCAATGTGGTTGTCAAGAGCTCGGGTCTGAGCAAGTCCGAGGCTAAAGAAGAGATTGACAAGCTGCAGAAAGAGATACTATCGCTGCAGACGGAGATGGAGTTTGTGAAGAGCTCTTACGAGAGAGGCTTGTCGAGCTACTGGGAGTTCGAGAAGAGCGTCAAGGAGAAGCAAGAGAGGATCTGCTGTTTGCGAGACGAGTTCAGCGAGGGGGTTGTTGAGATCGAGGACGAGGAAGCGAGGAGGCTGATGACCGAGACAGCGGTCAAGTCCTGTAGGGAGAAGCTGGCGGAGCTGCGGGAGAGGTGGGAGAAGTCTTGCGGAGAAGCTGGAGAGGAGCGTGCGAAGTTAAAAGAGTCTAGAGAGAGGCTAAGGTCTATGTCGAGTCGGCTTCTAGGTGAAGAAACTGTTGTATTTGCTAAAGAGGATGATGAAGAGATGGCTGAGAGAGTTGATGAGCTTGTGAACAAAGTGATTAGCTTGGAGGGTGCGGTTTCTTCGCAGAGTGCTTTGATAGAGAGGATGAGAAACGAGAGCGACGGTCTCCAGATGCAGATCAGTACTCTTGAAACCGATAAGGCGGTGTTGGCAGATGACAAGAGTGATCTGAGGAGGAAGTTGAAGGAAATGGAGGAGAGACTCGAAGCAGTGCAGGACTTGGAGAGGAATGTTATGGACAAGAGCAGCAATCTTCATAGAGATTTTGATGAAGCGTGTAGTAACCTCGATGACTTCTCTACTGGGAAGTTGCACGAGGTGAAGGCGGAGAGCGAGTCTGAACAAACT CAACATGTTGTGGAATCTACTGAAAAAGTATATTCTGAGAAGAAAGAGTCTATGCTTCTTGATAATGTTTTGGAGAAGCAAATGTCTTTTAAAGGATCTGATAACACTTCCAATAGCGAACCGGACTGGAAAGAGATGTTCACCAAGGGAATGGAGAACAGAGAGAAGCATTTGCTTACCGAGTACACAACCATTCTAAGGAGCTACAAGGACATAAAGAAAACTTCAGACGAAACAGAAACAAAGCTGAAGACAGAGAACGCAACAAAAGACGACGAGATCAAGCTACTAAGAGAGAAAATGAGCCTCCTCCTGCTGCAGAAGGATCTTTCTAATACCAATGACTTGTCTGAAACCACCCGCTTGTCAAACGACGACTATTCCATCCGAATCACGGCGGTGGAAAACGAGAACATGTCCCTTGTCGAAGAACAGTTCAGGCTGAACATCGACGAGCTACTCGAGGAGAATCTTAACTTCTGGTTACGTTTCAGCACGGCGTTCGGACAGGTACAAAGCTACGACACGTCGATAGAAGATCTCCAAGGCGAGATATCGAAGCTGGAGGGATGCAGCAGCAGGGCCGTGAGATCAGACGTTAGGCCACTTTACCTCCACTTACGGGAGATAAACACAGACCTCGGCCTCTGGCTTGAGAAAGGCGCTGCGCTGAAAGAGGAGCTGAAAGCGAGGTTCGAGTCTCTATGTAACATTCAGGAAGAGATCACAAAGGCCCTCAAGTCGAGCGCCGAAGACGATGACTTCAGGTTCACGAGCTACCAGGCTGCAAAGTTTCAAGGGGAGGTGTTGAACATGAAGCAGGAGAACAACAAGGTGGCTGACGAGCTGCAGGCGGGGCTGGATCGCATCACGGTGCTTCAGATGGAGGTTGACAGGACTCTAGGGAAGGTGAACGATGAGTTTGATCTTTCGGGTTCGAAGAAGGGATCGGATCCTGGTGGTTTCCAGCATTCGGATAGTCGCTCGAGGGTGCCGTTGAGGTCGTTTATATTTGGCTCTAAGCAGAAGAGAGCTAAGCCGTCTATATTCTCGTGCATGCATCCTTCACTGTATAGAAAGATGAAGGCTTCTACTTAG
- the LOC106368680 gene encoding MADS-box protein SVP isoform X1, whose translation MAREKIQIRKIDNATARQVTFSKRRRGLFKKAEELSVLCDADVALIIFSSTGKLFEFCSSSMREVLERHNLQSKNLEKLDQPSLELQLVENSDHALLSKEIAEKSHRLRQMRGEELQGLNIEELQQLEKALESGLTRVIETKSEKIMNEISYLQRKVRSKTTFYLYFLIQIILAITSYKFLFSKGMQLMDENKRLRQQGTQLTEENERLGQQIYNNVHERYGGCESENIAVYEEGHSSESITNAGNSTGAPVDSESSDISLRLGLPYGG comes from the exons ATGGCGAGAGAGAAGATTCAGATCAGGAAAATCGACAACGCGACGGCGAGACAAGTAACGTTCTCAAAACGAAGAAGAGGTCTTTTCAAAAAAGCTGAAGAGCTCTCCGTTCTCTGCGACGCTGATGTTGCTCTCATCATCTTCTCTTCCACTGGAAAGCTCTTTGAGTTTTGTAGCTCCAG CATGAGGGAAGTGTTAGAGAGGCATAACTTGCAGTCAAAGAACTTggagaagcttgatcaaccatcTCTTGAGTTACAG CTAGTCGAGAACAGCGATCACGCCCTGTTGAGCAAAGAGATTGCGGAAAAGAGCCACCGATTAAG GCAAATGAGAGGAGAGGAACTTCAAGGACTTAACATTGAAGAACTTCAACAGCTGGAAAAGGCCCTTGAATCCGGTTTGACTCGCGTAATTGAAACAAAG AGTGAAAAGATTATGAATGAGATCAGTTACCTTCAAAGAAAGGTAAGAAGCAAAACAACGTTTTATCTTTACTTCTtgattcaaataattttggCAATAACAAGTTACAAATTTCTCTTTTCCAAGGGAATGCAACTGATGGATGAGAACAAGCGGCTAAGGCAGCAA GGGACACAGTTAACAGAAGAGAACGAGCGACTAGGTCAGCAG ATATACAATAATGTGCATGAAAGGTACGGTGGTTGTGAATCAGAGAACATTGCCGTGTACGAGGAAGGACACTCGTCGGAGTCCATTACTAACGCTGGAAATTCCACCGGCGCTCCTGTTGACTCCGAGAGCTCCGATATCTCCCTTAGGCTCGg CTTACCGTATGGTGGTTAG